A DNA window from Streptomyces parvus contains the following coding sequences:
- a CDS encoding FAD-dependent monooxygenase produces MIDVLVAGGGPAGMAAAIRAASAGLEAVVVEPRTTPVDKACGEGIMPGGVAALRDLGVRVTGHELRGIRYTDGRRSAEAAFRGGPGAGVRRTELHAALHGRAAALGVRVLAGKVGEIRQDEHTVTAAGLTARWLIAADGLHSPLRRALGLDHPVPGPGRYGLRRHYPLAPWTDHVEVHWSRHGEAYVTPVGERLVGVAVLSRDRRPYDQHLAAFPALAARLADGPGATPVRGAGPLRQRALGRRAGRVLLVGDAAGYVDALTGEGIALAVATATTAVDCLSAGRPEDYPRQWARATRRYRMLTAALLSAAGHPSSGRLIVAAAHRAPAVFRTAVRALQ; encoded by the coding sequence GTGATCGACGTCCTGGTCGCGGGCGGCGGACCGGCCGGAATGGCCGCCGCGATCCGGGCCGCCTCCGCGGGCCTGGAAGCGGTGGTGGTCGAGCCGCGCACCACCCCCGTCGACAAGGCGTGCGGCGAGGGCATCATGCCCGGCGGCGTCGCGGCCCTGCGCGACCTCGGCGTCCGCGTCACGGGCCACGAGCTGCGCGGCATCCGCTACACCGACGGCCGACGCAGCGCGGAAGCGGCTTTCCGGGGCGGCCCGGGCGCGGGCGTCCGCCGCACCGAACTCCACGCTGCCCTGCACGGACGCGCCGCCGCCCTCGGCGTCCGCGTCCTCGCCGGCAAGGTGGGGGAGATCCGGCAGGACGAGCACACCGTCACCGCCGCCGGACTCACCGCACGCTGGCTCATCGCCGCCGACGGGCTCCACTCGCCGCTGCGCCGCGCCCTGGGCCTCGACCACCCGGTCCCCGGCCCCGGACGCTACGGGCTGCGCCGCCACTACCCGCTCGCCCCCTGGACGGACCACGTCGAGGTGCACTGGTCCCGGCACGGCGAGGCATATGTGACCCCGGTCGGCGAGCGCCTGGTGGGCGTGGCCGTCCTGAGCCGCGACCGCCGCCCCTACGACCAGCACCTGGCCGCCTTCCCCGCCCTCGCGGCCCGGCTCGCGGACGGCCCGGGGGCCACGCCCGTACGCGGGGCAGGTCCGCTGCGTCAGCGGGCGCTGGGCCGACGGGCCGGGCGCGTCCTGCTGGTCGGCGACGCCGCGGGGTACGTGGACGCCCTCACCGGGGAGGGCATCGCCCTCGCGGTCGCCACGGCGACGACCGCGGTCGACTGCCTGAGCGCCGGGCGGCCCGAGGACTACCCCCGCCAGTGGGCCCGGGCCACCCGGCGCTACCGCATGCTCACCGCGGCCCTGCTCAGCGCAGCGGGCCACCCGTCCTCGGGCCGGCTGATCGTCGCCGCGGCCCACCGGGCGCCCGCCGTCTTCCGCACCGCGGTCCGCGCGCTCCAGTGA
- a CDS encoding MFS transporter, giving the protein MTGSRATPTATAHDRHRSGLALLVIASCQLMVVLDVTIVNIALPHMQKDLGFSTENLSWVVNAYTLTFGGLLLLGGRLGDILGRRRVFVFGVLLFVFASLLGGLSQEGWQLLAARSLQGVGGAVASPTALSLITTTFREGPERNRAFGVFAAVSAGGSAIGLLAGGVLVEWLDWRWVLFVNVPIGLLIAFATPRYIPESERRPGHFDVLGALTSTVGMVLLVYGFIRASEDGWTDGLTLGSFAAAVVLLAVFILIERGSKQPITPLWMFRDRNRAGSYAMMLSLAAAMFGMFFFLTLFVQNVLDFSPLRAGLAFLPVSAVIAVSAGLASQLLPRWGPKPFMVVGALLAAAGLGWLTLTDVHSSYLGSILGPMLVFGFGMGMQFVSLTLMAVSGVAPKEAGAASGILNATQQVGGSLGLSILVTTFGTASRNEARVQEPRFREEATRAQLEEAGRTGQLPPPWGDEVLTSGVSSAFVVAACFAVVAALVALFVIQVRPADLARLQGGATPLGAEGALDGEADEPTPGADATRPDPDAPPPDPDDPRPDPDNDRPTKGL; this is encoded by the coding sequence ATGACGGGCTCCCGCGCGACACCCACGGCCACGGCCCACGACCGGCACCGGAGCGGACTGGCGCTGCTGGTCATCGCCTCGTGCCAGCTGATGGTGGTGCTCGACGTCACCATCGTCAACATCGCGCTGCCGCACATGCAGAAGGACCTGGGGTTCTCCACCGAGAACCTCTCCTGGGTCGTCAACGCGTACACGTTGACTTTCGGCGGACTGCTGTTGCTCGGCGGACGCCTCGGCGACATCCTCGGCCGCCGCAGAGTCTTCGTCTTCGGCGTGCTCCTCTTCGTCTTCGCCTCGCTGCTCGGCGGACTGTCCCAGGAGGGCTGGCAGTTGCTGGCAGCCCGCTCCCTCCAGGGCGTCGGCGGCGCTGTCGCCTCGCCGACCGCCCTGTCGCTGATCACCACGACCTTCCGCGAAGGCCCCGAACGCAACCGCGCGTTCGGGGTCTTCGCCGCCGTCTCGGCGGGCGGCAGCGCGATCGGGCTGCTGGCAGGCGGGGTGCTGGTGGAGTGGCTGGACTGGCGCTGGGTCCTGTTCGTCAACGTCCCGATCGGCCTGCTGATCGCCTTCGCGACCCCTCGCTACATCCCCGAGTCCGAACGCCGTCCGGGCCACTTCGACGTCCTCGGCGCGCTCACCTCGACGGTCGGCATGGTGCTGCTCGTCTACGGCTTCATCCGGGCCTCCGAGGACGGCTGGACCGACGGGCTCACCCTCGGCTCGTTCGCGGCCGCCGTGGTGCTCCTCGCGGTCTTCATCCTGATCGAACGCGGCTCGAAGCAGCCCATCACGCCGCTGTGGATGTTCCGCGACCGCAACCGCGCCGGGTCGTACGCGATGATGCTCAGCCTCGCCGCGGCGATGTTCGGGATGTTCTTCTTCCTCACCCTGTTCGTGCAGAACGTGCTCGACTTCAGCCCGCTGCGGGCCGGGCTCGCCTTCCTGCCGGTCAGCGCCGTCATCGCGGTCAGCGCGGGCCTGGCCTCCCAACTGCTGCCCCGCTGGGGACCCAAACCCTTCATGGTGGTCGGTGCGCTCCTGGCGGCCGCCGGCCTCGGCTGGCTGACGCTGACCGACGTCCACAGCTCCTACCTCGGCTCGATCCTCGGCCCGATGCTCGTGTTCGGCTTCGGCATGGGCATGCAGTTCGTCTCGCTGACCCTGATGGCCGTCTCGGGCGTCGCCCCGAAGGAGGCGGGCGCCGCCTCCGGCATCCTCAACGCCACCCAGCAGGTGGGTGGCTCGCTGGGGCTGTCGATCCTGGTCACGACGTTCGGCACGGCCAGCCGCAACGAGGCGAGAGTCCAGGAGCCGAGGTTCCGTGAGGAGGCCACGCGCGCCCAGCTGGAAGAGGCGGGCAGGACCGGCCAGCTGCCACCGCCCTGGGGCGACGAGGTGCTCACCTCGGGCGTCTCCAGCGCCTTCGTCGTCGCGGCCTGCTTCGCCGTGGTCGCCGCCCTGGTCGCCCTGTTCGTCATCCAGGTCCGGCCCGCCGACCTGGCCCGCCTCCAGGGCGGCGCGACACCGCTCGGCGCGGAGGGGGCGCTCGACGGCGAGGCGGACGAGCCGACGCCCGGCGCGGACGCGACCCGGCCCGATCCGGACGCACCACCGCCCGACCCGGACGATCCACGGCCGGACCCGGACAACGACCGACCCACGAAAGGGCTGTGA
- a CDS encoding VOC family protein, translating to MDWTLEVIVLPVTDVDRARDFYRDKLGFHVDIDDEVMPGARVVQLTPPGSGCSIALTDGLPNPTGTPQPGTYHGLQLCVTDIAAAHAELVGRGVEVSAPQRYTPDDGATFMHFTDPDGNGWAVQEYRRRETEPLHKVLADQAAGNGGDTGDTVG from the coding sequence ATGGACTGGACCCTCGAAGTGATCGTGCTTCCCGTGACCGACGTCGACCGGGCCCGGGACTTCTACCGGGACAAGCTCGGCTTCCACGTCGACATCGACGACGAGGTGATGCCGGGCGCCCGCGTGGTCCAGCTGACGCCTCCGGGATCCGGCTGTTCGATCGCCCTCACCGACGGCCTGCCCAACCCGACGGGAACCCCGCAGCCGGGCACGTACCACGGCCTCCAGCTCTGCGTCACCGACATCGCCGCCGCGCACGCCGAACTCGTCGGCCGAGGCGTCGAGGTCTCCGCGCCGCAGCGCTACACCCCCGACGACGGGGCGACCTTCATGCACTTCACCGACCCGGACGGCAACGGCTGGGCGGTGCAGGAGTACCGCCGCCGGGAGACCGAACCCCTCCACAAGGTCCTCGCGGACCAGGCCGCCGGGAACGGGGGAGACACGGGGGACACGGTGGGGTGA
- a CDS encoding LPFR motif small protein: MLKAIADVLRSIGGAIATVVTLPFRALARLFGGASSSARGHH; encoded by the coding sequence ATGCTGAAGGCCATCGCGGACGTGCTCCGCTCCATCGGTGGAGCCATCGCCACCGTGGTCACGTTGCCCTTCCGGGCACTGGCCCGGCTGTTCGGGGGCGCGTCGAGCAGCGCGCGTGGACACCACTGA
- a CDS encoding DUF5133 domain-containing protein has protein sequence MLMAHPTVLRNLIEQYEVLRVMHAENGGQEARQRMDDVAYTLCVSTGTSDVDSALVAARHQLPGARPEDDSVLSV, from the coding sequence ATGCTGATGGCCCACCCCACGGTGCTGCGCAATCTGATCGAGCAGTACGAGGTGCTGCGTGTGATGCACGCGGAGAACGGCGGCCAGGAGGCCCGGCAGCGCATGGACGACGTGGCGTACACGCTGTGCGTGTCGACCGGCACGAGTGACGTGGACAGCGCGCTCGTGGCCGCCCGCCACCAACTGCCCGGCGCCCGCCCCGAGGACGACTCCGTCCTCTCCGTCTGA
- a CDS encoding type 1 glutamine amidotransferase domain-containing protein, with amino-acid sequence MSTTALDDRRILAVVTNYGVEQDELVVPVKHLRGHGAQVTVAAVSTDEIRTLVGDRDPGETVRPDLTLDDVDPASYDLLLVPGGTLNADSLRLEDATTRIVSSFAASGRPVAAICHGPWALIEGGYVRGKTLTSYASLRTDITNAGGTWVDKPVVRDDAEGWPLITSRNPGDLDDFLGEIDAVLAED; translated from the coding sequence ATGTCCACCACCGCTCTCGACGACCGCCGGATCCTGGCCGTCGTCACCAACTACGGCGTCGAGCAGGACGAACTCGTCGTCCCCGTGAAGCACCTGCGCGGACACGGAGCGCAGGTCACCGTGGCGGCGGTCTCCACCGACGAGATCCGCACCCTCGTCGGCGACCGCGATCCGGGCGAGACCGTGCGGCCCGACCTCACACTCGACGACGTCGACCCCGCCTCGTACGACCTCCTCCTGGTCCCGGGCGGCACGCTCAACGCCGACTCGCTGCGCCTGGAGGACGCCACCACCCGGATCGTCAGCTCGTTCGCCGCCTCCGGCCGGCCGGTCGCCGCCATCTGCCACGGGCCGTGGGCCCTGATCGAGGGCGGCTACGTCCGGGGCAAGACGCTGACCTCGTACGCCTCGCTGCGGACCGACATCACCAACGCGGGCGGCACCTGGGTCGACAAGCCGGTGGTCCGCGACGACGCCGAGGGCTGGCCGCTGATCACCTCCCGGAACCCCGGAGACCTGGACGACTTCCTGGGCGAGATCGACGCCGTGCTGGCCGAGGACTGA
- a CDS encoding DUF6221 family protein has protein sequence MGGNADMVAFVRARLADEEHVALAAGGDRWRCPADVPGEVHDRTGGVAFTVRGRGFDQHIALQNPARTLERIETNRVMLGEYVEVADLDTDRPAEDFRSGRAVGLGFAVRQLAAEYAGHPDYQARWLPRFIQ, from the coding sequence ATGGGCGGCAACGCAGACATGGTGGCCTTCGTCCGGGCGCGGCTCGCCGACGAGGAACACGTCGCACTGGCCGCCGGCGGGGACCGATGGCGGTGCCCGGCCGATGTTCCGGGCGAGGTCCACGACCGCACCGGCGGGGTGGCGTTCACGGTGCGGGGCCGGGGCTTCGACCAGCACATCGCTCTCCAGAACCCCGCGCGGACCCTGGAGCGCATCGAGACGAACCGCGTCATGCTCGGCGAGTACGTCGAAGTGGCCGACCTGGACACGGACCGCCCGGCCGAGGACTTCCGCTCCGGCCGCGCGGTGGGGCTGGGCTTCGCCGTACGGCAGCTCGCCGCCGAGTACGCAGGTCACCCCGACTACCAGGCGCGTTGGCTGCCCCGGTTCATCCAGTAG
- a CDS encoding glutamate--cysteine ligase, producing MVRTVGVEEELLLVDEDSGEARALSSAVLAIAEKDAPGESPFESELHRQQLEFSTHPCADMGELADSVRRWRAEAVRHAADAGASVAALATSPLPVSPKIGTGERYRWMAERFGLTAQEQLTCGCHVHVSVASDEEGVAVLDRVRCWLPVLLALSANSPFWQGQDSQYSSYRSQVWGRWPSAGPVDVHGSAEAYHADVRSLVATGVLRDEGMVYFDARLSHRYPTVEVRIADVCLDPADTVLLATLVRGLVETAAREWRAGEPPSGAGTSLLRAASWQAGRSGLQGHLVHPRTWQPEPAPDVLAALLDHVRDALEDSGDLEAAEKAVATVVRRGNGARIQRETLARTGSLRDTVAECVRITAG from the coding sequence GTGGTCCGCACGGTGGGAGTCGAAGAAGAACTGCTGCTGGTCGACGAGGACAGCGGCGAAGCCCGCGCTCTGTCATCTGCGGTGCTGGCGATCGCCGAGAAGGACGCGCCTGGGGAGTCGCCTTTCGAGTCGGAGCTGCACCGCCAGCAGCTGGAGTTCTCCACGCACCCCTGCGCGGACATGGGCGAGCTCGCCGACTCGGTCCGCCGGTGGCGTGCCGAGGCGGTCCGGCACGCCGCCGACGCGGGGGCCTCGGTCGCGGCCCTGGCGACCTCTCCGCTCCCGGTCAGCCCGAAGATCGGCACGGGGGAGCGGTACCGGTGGATGGCGGAGCGCTTCGGGCTGACCGCCCAGGAGCAGCTGACCTGCGGCTGCCACGTCCATGTCTCGGTGGCCTCGGACGAGGAGGGCGTCGCCGTGCTCGACCGGGTGCGCTGCTGGCTGCCCGTCCTGCTCGCCCTGAGCGCCAATTCGCCGTTCTGGCAGGGGCAGGACAGCCAGTACAGCAGCTATCGCAGCCAGGTGTGGGGGCGGTGGCCCTCGGCCGGCCCGGTGGACGTCCACGGCTCCGCCGAGGCGTACCACGCCGACGTGCGGTCCCTGGTCGCCACCGGAGTGCTCCGGGACGAGGGGATGGTCTACTTCGACGCGCGCCTCTCGCACCGCTACCCCACGGTGGAGGTCAGGATCGCGGACGTCTGTCTGGACCCGGCCGACACCGTGCTGCTGGCCACCCTGGTGCGGGGACTGGTGGAGACGGCCGCCCGGGAGTGGCGGGCCGGTGAGCCGCCCTCGGGGGCCGGTACGTCCCTGCTGCGCGCGGCCTCCTGGCAGGCGGGCCGCTCGGGCCTGCAGGGCCATCTGGTCCACCCCCGGACCTGGCAACCGGAGCCGGCGCCCGATGTCCTCGCGGCCCTGCTGGACCATGTGCGGGACGCCCTGGAGGACAGCGGCGACCTGGAAGCCGCGGAGAAGGCCGTGGCCACCGTGGTCCGGCGCGGGAACGGGGCGCGGATCCAGCGCGAGACCCTGGCGCGGACCGGCAGCCTGCGCGACACCGTGGCCGAATGCGTCCGCATCACGGCCGGATGA
- a CDS encoding S66 peptidase family protein: MPVRYPRPLRPGDRVGVTSPSSGVPEELSERLAVAVRDVEARGYEVVTGRCMDGSGHVSAPAAERAAELTAMLMDPDIRAVVPPWGGETAIDLLPLIGWEAVRAAEPTWVVGYSDMSTVMTPLTLLTGVATVHGNNLMDTPYRVPDGLLSWFDIVAAPPGRRFTQIPPERHRASGWDDWAEHPDARTFTLDIPGRWSRLDGSGDVEVEGRLIGGCIEMLCNLTGSPYLDTSAFARAHAPEGLLVYVEAAGDDAFATCRYLHGMRLAGFFDAAEAVLVGRTSAPDTASLTQHQAVLEALGPLNVPVIADVECGHVPPYLPLVNGARCRVVHTPTHSEVNQTLD; this comes from the coding sequence ATGCCAGTTCGATACCCGCGCCCCCTGCGTCCCGGTGACCGCGTCGGCGTCACCTCTCCTTCGAGCGGAGTGCCCGAGGAGCTGAGTGAGCGGCTCGCCGTGGCGGTGCGCGATGTGGAGGCGCGGGGGTACGAGGTCGTGACCGGCCGGTGCATGGACGGCTCCGGGCACGTCAGCGCGCCCGCGGCCGAGCGGGCGGCCGAGTTGACGGCGATGCTGATGGATCCCGACATCCGGGCCGTGGTGCCGCCGTGGGGCGGGGAGACCGCCATCGACCTGCTGCCGCTGATCGGCTGGGAGGCGGTGCGGGCGGCTGAGCCGACCTGGGTGGTGGGCTACTCGGACATGTCGACCGTGATGACACCGCTCACCCTGCTCACCGGGGTGGCGACCGTGCACGGGAACAACCTCATGGACACCCCGTACCGGGTGCCGGACGGGCTGCTGTCCTGGTTCGACATCGTCGCCGCCCCACCGGGCCGCCGTTTCACCCAGATCCCGCCGGAGCGTCACCGGGCTTCGGGCTGGGACGACTGGGCGGAGCATCCCGACGCCCGGACGTTCACGCTCGACATCCCCGGCCGCTGGAGCCGACTGGACGGCAGCGGCGACGTGGAGGTCGAGGGACGGCTGATCGGAGGCTGCATCGAGATGCTGTGCAACCTCACCGGATCGCCGTACCTCGACACCTCGGCGTTCGCCCGGGCCCACGCCCCGGAGGGGCTTCTCGTGTACGTGGAGGCCGCCGGCGACGACGCGTTCGCCACCTGCCGCTATCTGCACGGCATGCGGCTGGCCGGCTTCTTCGACGCGGCCGAAGCCGTACTCGTGGGCCGCACGTCGGCCCCGGACACCGCCTCGCTCACCCAGCACCAGGCGGTGCTGGAGGCGCTGGGACCGCTGAACGTGCCGGTCATCGCCGACGTCGAGTGCGGCCATGTGCCGCCGTACCTGCCGCTCGTCAACGGGGCACGGTGCAGGGTCGTGCACACCCCCACGCACAGCGAGGTGAACCAGACGCTGGACTGA
- a CDS encoding cold-shock protein has translation MASGTVKWFNSEKGFGFIAQDGGGPDVFAHYSNINSTGFRELQEGQAVTFDITQGQKGPQAENITTA, from the coding sequence ATGGCCAGCGGAACCGTCAAGTGGTTCAACTCGGAAAAGGGCTTCGGCTTCATCGCGCAGGACGGCGGCGGCCCCGACGTCTTCGCGCACTACTCCAACATCAACTCCACCGGCTTCCGTGAGCTTCAGGAAGGCCAGGCGGTGACCTTCGACATCACCCAGGGCCAGAAGGGCCCGCAGGCGGAGAACATCACCACCGCCTGA
- a CDS encoding MFS transporter — translation MSRDEPVLGTVSTRVPARLDRLPWSRWHWMIVVGLGTVWILDGLEVTVVGNIASRLSEDGSGLAITDAQVTGVAAALYVAGACAGALFFGRLTDLYGRKKLFLITLAVYLGATALTAVSFSPWWFFLCRFLTGFGIGGEYAAINSAIDELIPSKYRGRVDLIINGSYWFGAMGGALLSVVALNTDIFPKDIGWRLTFALGVVLGLVILLVRRHVPESPRWMFIHGHGEAAERLVDDVERTVEEEKGKPLPEATTEITVRQRRSVGFLEIAWSVFRDHPRRATLGFSLFVGQAFLYNAITFGFGSILVKFFDVSSGTTGYFFAVIAFGNFLGPLLLGRLFDVWGRRPMISGTYILSGVLLFGTAWLFGAGLLTATTMTLCWCVVLFFASAGASSAYLTVSEIFPMETRAMSIAFFYAIGTAAGGISGPLLFASLTESGVVADAVIAFCVGATLMVAAGVVALFFAVPAEQRSLEDIATPLSAVEAEGGRQPR, via the coding sequence ATGAGCAGAGACGAACCGGTCCTGGGAACGGTCTCGACCCGGGTTCCCGCCCGGCTGGACCGGCTTCCGTGGTCGCGATGGCACTGGATGATCGTGGTCGGCCTCGGGACCGTGTGGATCCTCGACGGCCTGGAAGTGACCGTGGTCGGCAACATCGCGAGCCGCCTGTCCGAGGACGGCAGCGGCCTGGCCATCACGGACGCCCAGGTCACCGGTGTCGCGGCGGCACTGTACGTGGCGGGGGCCTGCGCCGGGGCCCTCTTCTTCGGCCGCCTCACCGACCTCTACGGCCGCAAGAAACTCTTCCTGATCACTCTGGCCGTCTACCTCGGGGCCACCGCGCTGACCGCGGTCTCCTTCTCGCCCTGGTGGTTCTTCCTCTGTCGCTTCCTCACGGGTTTCGGTATCGGCGGGGAGTACGCGGCCATCAACTCCGCCATCGACGAACTGATCCCGAGCAAGTACCGCGGCCGGGTCGACCTCATCATCAACGGCAGTTACTGGTTCGGAGCGATGGGCGGCGCCCTGCTGTCGGTCGTCGCCCTGAACACCGACATCTTCCCGAAGGACATCGGCTGGCGGCTCACGTTCGCCCTCGGTGTCGTGCTCGGTCTGGTCATCCTGCTGGTACGCCGCCATGTTCCGGAGAGCCCCCGGTGGATGTTCATCCATGGCCACGGGGAAGCGGCGGAGCGTCTCGTCGACGACGTGGAGCGCACGGTCGAGGAGGAGAAGGGGAAACCGCTCCCGGAGGCGACGACGGAGATCACCGTCCGCCAGCGCAGGAGCGTCGGTTTCCTGGAGATCGCCTGGAGCGTCTTCCGGGACCACCCCCGGCGGGCCACGCTCGGTTTCTCCCTCTTCGTCGGGCAGGCGTTCCTCTACAACGCCATCACCTTCGGGTTCGGGTCCATCCTGGTGAAGTTCTTCGACGTCTCCAGCGGAACGACCGGGTACTTCTTCGCCGTCATCGCTTTCGGCAATTTCCTCGGCCCCCTTCTGCTCGGGCGCCTGTTCGACGTCTGGGGCCGGCGTCCGATGATCTCGGGCACGTACATCCTGTCGGGCGTGCTGCTGTTCGGAACGGCCTGGCTGTTCGGAGCGGGGCTGCTCACCGCCACGACCATGACGCTGTGCTGGTGCGTGGTCCTCTTCTTCGCCTCGGCCGGGGCGAGCTCCGCCTACCTGACGGTCAGCGAGATCTTCCCGATGGAGACGCGCGCGATGTCGATCGCGTTCTTCTACGCCATCGGCACCGCGGCCGGCGGTATCTCAGGGCCGCTGCTGTTCGCGAGCCTCACCGAGAGCGGTGTGGTGGCCGACGCGGTCATCGCCTTCTGCGTGGGAGCCACCCTGATGGTGGCGGCGGGCGTGGTCGCGCTCTTCTTCGCGGTGCCCGCCGAGCAGCGCTCGTTGGAGGACATCGCCACCCCCCTGTCGGCCGTGGAGGCCGAGGGCGGCCGTCAACCCCGCTGA